GCATGATGTGGTCGCCGGCGCCATCGCCCTCACCCTGCTTGCCATCGGCTGCCAACCCTCTGGCGACCCTGGGCTGCCGCTCCGCGCCGGCGACCACATCATGCTCATCGGCAACAACCTGTGCTCGCGCATGATGAACTACGGGCACTTCGAGACCGAACTGCAGGTCCGCTTCCCCGATAGCTTGCTCACCGTCCGCAACATGTGCGACGGCGGCGACACCCCCGGCTTCCGCCCCCACTCCGGCCGCAACGACCCCTGGGCCTTCCCTGGCGCCGAGCAGTTCCAGGCGGAAAACGCCACCCCCTCGGGCAGCGAAGGCCATCTCGAGAAGCCCGACGAATGGCTCACACGCCTCGGGGCGGATGTCATCCTGGCGTTTTTTGGGTTCAATGAATCCTACGCCGGCCCCGAAGGCCTCGCCAATTACAAAGCCGAACTGGACGCGTTCGTCAAACACACCCTCGCCCAGCGCTACAACGGCGAAACACCCCCGCGCCTCGCCCTCGTCTCCCCCATCGCCTACGAGGATTTGACCGACCGTTTCGACCTGCCAGACGGCTCAAGCGAAAACGCGAACCTGGCCCTGTATACCGATGCCATGCGCGAGGTGGCCGCCGCCAACCAGGTGTATTTCCTCGATGCCTTCGCCGCGTCGCGTGAGTGGTTCGAGGGTGGCGATGCGCTCACGATCGACGGCGTCCAGCTCAACGACACCGGCTACGCCCGCTTCGCCACGCTCCTCGCCGACGCCGTGTTCGGGAAGGTCCGCCCCGCCGCCGCGGCGAACCGCGACCTCGTCCGTGAAGCCGTGCTCGAGAAGAACTGGTTCTGGCACAACGACTTCAAGATCCCCAACGGAGTGCATGTGTTCGGCCGGCGGTACAACCCCTTTGGACCGGACAACTACCCGTTCGAGCTGGAGAAAATCCGCCAGCTGACGGCCATCCGCGATACCGCCATCTGGATGGCCACCCGCGGCGATCGGATGAACCTCGCCGCCGCGGACGCGAAGACACGTCCCCTGCCGCCCGTCGCCACCAACTACGAGGACCCGAACGGCGGCAACGGTTCGATGGAATACCTCTACGGCCAGGACGCGCTGGACCGCCTCACGGTGCCGGAAGGCTATAAAATCGATCTCTTTGCCTCGGAGGTCGAATTCCCGAACCTCGCGAACCCCGTCCAGATTTCCTTCGACAATAAGGGCCGGCTCTGGGTGGCCGTCATGCCCACCTACCCGCACTGGAAACCCGGCGACCCGAAACCGGACGACAAGCTGCTCATCTATGAGGACACGGATGGGGATGGGAAAGCGGATAAGGAGACCGTGTTCGCCGGCGGACTCCACATCCCCGTCGGGTTCGAGTTCGCGCCCGAAGGCGTGTACGTGTCGCAGGGTACCAACCTCGTCCTCCTCACCGACACCGACGGCGACGACCGGGCCGACTCAAAAGAGATCATCCTCAGTGGTTTCGACGACCACGACACGCACCACGTCATCAGCGCCTTCGCGGCCGACCCTTCCGGCGCCCTGTACATGGGCGAAGGCGTTTTTCTGCATACGAGCGTCGAAACGCCCTACGGGCCCGTCCGCGGCACCAACGGCGGCTTCTTCCGCTACAGCCCGCAACGGAAACACCTGGAGCGCGTCGCCCAGCTCTCCATCCCCAACCCGTGGGGCATCGCGTTCGACGAGTGGGGGCAGAACTTCTTCGCCGAGACCTCCGGGCCGGACGTCCGCTGGATGCAGCCGGGATCGGTGAAGCCGAGGTACGGCGAGGCCACGCATAAATCCAAAAACCTGATCGAGGAAGCCCATCGGGTGCGGCCGACGTCCGGACTTGAGTTTGTCTCGAGCCGGCACTTCCCCGAGGAGGTCCAGGGCGACCTCCTCATCAACAACACGATCGGGTTTCTGGGGATGAAAATGCACGCCGTGGCCGACGACGGCACCGGCTACGCTACCCGGCACCGGGTGGATCTCGTTACCTCCACCGACCCCAACTTCCGTCCGGTGGACATGGAGTTCGCGCCGGACGGCTCGCTGTATTTCATCGACTGGCACAACGTCCTCATCGGCCACATGCAGCACAACGCGCGCGATCCGCTGCGCGACCATGTCCACGGCCGCATCTACCGGATCACCTACCCGTCGCGCCCGCTCGTCGTGCCGGCGCCCGTGGACGGCGCCAGCATCGACCAGCTCCTCGAAAACCTCAAGCTGCCCGAATTCCGCACCCGCTACCGCACCCGCCGCGAGCTGCGCGAGTACCCGGCCGCCGAGGTGCTGCCGAAACTCAAAGCCTGGGTTGCCGCGCTCGACCCAACCGATCCTCGCTACGAGCACCACGTGCTTGAGGCGTTGTGGACCTCCTGGGGGCTGGACGCGGTGGATGAGGCCCTGCTCCGTCAGATGCTCCAGGCCAAGGACTTCCGCGCCCGCGCCGCCGCCGCCCGCGTGCTCCGGTACACGGGGCACCAGGTGGCCGACCAGCCGCAGCTGCTCATGGCCGCCGCCCGCGACCCACACGGACGTGTCCGCCTCGAAGCCATTGTCGCCGCCTCGTGGCTCGACCGGGAAACGGGCCTCGCCATCCTCAACGAAGCCGCGGCCTTCAAAGGCGCCAGCGATCTCGCCGCGGGCATCCCGGGCGAGACAGTCGCAGACGCCACGCTCGACGACTGGATGATCCATGCCTACACCACGGCCCTGGCCCACCTGAACGGCGAGTCCGTCCGCGCCAGCCCCGCGCCGGCGGAGGCGACCTCGCTGACGGGCGCCGATCTGGCGATCTTCACGAAAGGCAAGGAGATCTACGACCGCGAAGGCTACTGCATAACCTGCCATATGCCCGACGGCAAAGGACTTACCGCTTCGGGCTTCCCGCCGCTCGCCGGCTCTGAATGGGTCGTGGGCGATGAAGAGCGGCTCATCAAATTGACGCTGAAAGGGCTCTACGGCCCGATCGAAGTCATGGGGCAGTCCTACCCCGGCCTCGTCCCCATGACGCCGTTCGGCGGGCTGCTGAACGACGAGGAGATCGCCGCCGTCCTTACCTTTGTGCGCAACGCGTTCGGCAACCAGGCGCCTCCCGTGGCGCCGGCCACCGTCGCCCGTGTTCGCGCCGCCACCGCCAACCACACCGGATTTTATACCCCCGCCGAATTGTAATCGATATGCTCCAAGAAACCATCTCAAACGCCATAAAAGACGCCATGCGGGCCAAGGACAGCCTGCGCCTGAATGCCCTGCGCGGCATCAAGACGGCGTTCACCAACGAACTCGTCGCCACCAAGCGCACGCCGCAGGACACCCTGACGGACGACGAGGCGATCACCGTCATCGCGCGCATGACCAAGCAGCGGCGGGACTCCATCGATCAGTTCACGAAGGGCGGCCGGCTCGATCTCGCCGAGAAGGAAGCCGAGGAACTCGCCATCCTCGAAACCTTCCTGCCCACCCAGCTATCCCGCGAAGACGTGCTCCAGATCGTGAAGGCCAAACAGGCGGAGCTGGGCGTGACGGACAAGGCGAAAGCCGGCATGCTGATCGGCGCCCTGATGAAAGAACTGAAAGGAAAAGCAGACGGGAAGCTGGTGAAGGAGGTGGTGGAATCGCTGTTTGGGTAGGCGTAGAGACGCAAAATTTGTCAGGCTCCGTAGAGTTATGTCCAAGGAATGCGCTGCAAAGTTGTGACTCTGATTGCTTTGTCACGCAGCTCCGCATGCAGTTTTGGCTACTTCCTCATTTAATGCCGTCATCCCCCAGTCAGGCCGGGGGCAGGCTCCCGACCCCGATCGGGAAACGAAGGCTGGCTTGCCAGCCTGACTTACGGAGTAATCCATACAAGTTATAACGATGCACAAAACACTGCCCGGAACCGCAAGTGAGGCATTCTGAAATCTTCATGGATCCCCGCGTTCGCTTCGTATAAAATCGTCGGATCGGTACCAGGGCTCGTTTTCGGATTACTTGCTCGACGGTAACGTAACAAGAAACGTCGTCCCTGCCCCCTCCACGCTCTCCACGGCCAGCGTGCCGCCGTGGCCGCGGGTCACGATGTCGTAGCTCAGACTCAGCTCCAGACCCGTACCACTGCCAGCCGGCTTCGTCGTAAAAAACGGTTCGAAGATTTTATCCCGGACGTGATCCGGGATCCCAGGACCGTTGTCCGTCACCCGGATCACGGTTGCCCCCGCCACTCGCCGCGTCGAGACCGTAACGGCCGGCGTGTACGACGCTCCGTCCCGACGACGCCGCTCCTCCACCGCGTCGAACGCGTTGTTGAACAGATTCACGAGCACCTGTCCGATCTGCTGCGGGACGAGATCGACCTCGCCGGCCGCCGGGTCATACTCCCGCACAATGGCCACCTCGAAACCGGGCCGATGCGCCCGTACCCCATGGAAGGCCAGATCGACGTATTCGTTCACCAGGGTGTTGAGCGCCATCCGTTGCCGTTCACCCGAAGCCCCGCTGGCGTGGCGCATCATCGACTGCACGATCCGGTCTGCCCGCTGGCCGTGCTCGACCACGATCCGGGCGTTACGCTGCAGGTCCGTCAGCAGTTCATCGACCGGCGCGCCGGTATCCAGCGCCTCGCGCAGTTCGCCGGCGAGTTCGTCGTTCAGGCCGGCGAAATTGGTGATGAAGTTGAGCGGGTTTTTGATCTCGTGGGCGATGCCGGCCGTCAGCGCGCCCAGCGAAGCCAACTTTTCCTGCTGGATGAGCTGCTGCTGGGTGGTCTTGAGCTGGGTGTAGGCTTTTTCGATCTCGTGAGCCTGCGCCAGCTCGCGCTCGCGGGTGCGCTCGCGCTCTTGCAGGACGATCCGGCGGCGCTGGAGACGGTCGACACCAAATACCATGGCCGTCAGGATCAGGCCGTACAGGATGTAGGCCCAGGTCGTGCGCCACCAGGGTGGGAGGATACGAAAGTGAACGGTCGCCGGCGCACTCCAGTCGCTGCCTCCGTTGGCCGCCCGGACGGAAAAGGTGTAGTCGCCGGGGTCAAGATTGGTATAGCGCGCAGAGCGTGCTTCCCCGACGTTCTGCCAATCCTGCTCGTAGGGCTCAAGACGGTACTGGTGCCGATTGCGCTCGGGATGGGTATAGTAGAGTGAAGCGTATTTCAGGGAAACGTCGTTATCGTCGAAGGCGATCTCGTAGGGCGCATCAACTCGGTCCGAAGCGACGAGGCCCGGTATCAACGATCGATCGAGTGCGCTTATGTCCGTGATGGCGAGATCGATCGATGCCGTACGCTCCTGGTCCTTTTTGGGGTCGAAGAAAAGCAGCCCGGCGATTCCTCCAAACACTAACGTACCGTCCCGACGCATCGTGGCATCGAGGTCGGCAAACTGCGGGAGATAACCGTCAGCTATTGTGTAATCTTTCAGGGATCGATATCCGGGTCGATAGCGCCACAAGGACAGACTCGTGGCCAGCCAGAGATCGCCGTCACCATCTATTCTCAGATGAAGAATCGTCGCCTGTTTGAGAGCCGTTGAGGCCAACGCAAGACTGAAGTCTTCGTCTGAAGACGGATCCAAGCGGTACAAGCCCCGAGATGCGGCTACCCAGATCAGACCGTCCGGCCCCAGGGCCATGTCGTGAATGTCCTGACCGGTCAGAAACAGGGACGGATTGCCCATGTCCGATACGATACGAACAAGGCCTCGGACCTGCCCTTGCGCGAGTGCTGGTTTGCTAATCCACAACGCTCCTGATCCATCTCTAAGAAATCGAGCGCGACCGG
This DNA window, taken from Rhodothermales bacterium, encodes the following:
- a CDS encoding two-component regulator propeller domain-containing protein, which codes for MSRKAFVIGLLVWVAIAHLRPVQAQDYETRRLSVEDGSLLGNRVTEVVQDHHGFMWICTAEGVVRYDGWESVFYRHDPEDSHSLSDNGCETLLVDRGGTLWVGTYSHGLNRYDASSDSFERFVHEPDDPGSLSHNSVTALYEDRDGTLWVGANAGHINYRRKGIEAFEHFVPDPATNGFLQVQVWEFLEDREGDLWVATGAVGGYKKDGGLIRFSRDRRTFRTYLGHGAKGMDDSRVFALLQDSSAQMWIGTENALYLYESAEDRFSRLGIPGSRNQWVVDLLEGQEGDLLISEYGTGVFHMAIGSPPASRTEFLEAVRPVASEFVNTWRLYRTQDGVVWISSLDAGVLLATPRSSPFVVDEQFHNNWDVFEDAAENLWTAPYPHTLIRRDRTGFETFFPVDPLGHSGPNHNWISDIGQDQNGIIWIATRGGGLNRFDPSTSTFSYFLVEAEGHAIEANNLTSLFVDSVQPWVWVSSGNGIYRFDTDRLVWDQPDALSNFSDGSKTGRARFLRDGSGALWISKPALAQGQVRGLVRIVSDMGNPSLFLTGQDIHDMALGPDGLIWVAASRGLYRLDPSSDEDFSLALASTALKQATILHLRIDGDGDLWLATSLSLWRYRPGYRSLKDYTIADGYLPQFADLDATMRRDGTLVFGGIAGLLFFDPKKDQERTASIDLAITDISALDRSLIPGLVASDRVDAPYEIAFDDNDVSLKYASLYYTHPERNRHQYRLEPYEQDWQNVGEARSARYTNLDPGDYTFSVRAANGGSDWSAPATVHFRILPPWWRTTWAYILYGLILTAMVFGVDRLQRRRIVLQERERTRERELAQAHEIEKAYTQLKTTQQQLIQQEKLASLGALTAGIAHEIKNPLNFITNFAGLNDELAGELREALDTGAPVDELLTDLQRNARIVVEHGQRADRIVQSMMRHASGASGERQRMALNTLVNEYVDLAFHGVRAHRPGFEVAIVREYDPAAGEVDLVPQQIGQVLVNLFNNAFDAVEERRRRDGASYTPAVTVSTRRVAGATVIRVTDNGPGIPDHVRDKIFEPFFTTKPAGSGTGLELSLSYDIVTRGHGGTLAVESVEGAGTTFLVTLPSSK
- a CDS encoding PVC-type heme-binding CxxCH protein produces the protein HDVVAGAIALTLLAIGCQPSGDPGLPLRAGDHIMLIGNNLCSRMMNYGHFETELQVRFPDSLLTVRNMCDGGDTPGFRPHSGRNDPWAFPGAEQFQAENATPSGSEGHLEKPDEWLTRLGADVILAFFGFNESYAGPEGLANYKAELDAFVKHTLAQRYNGETPPRLALVSPIAYEDLTDRFDLPDGSSENANLALYTDAMREVAAANQVYFLDAFAASREWFEGGDALTIDGVQLNDTGYARFATLLADAVFGKVRPAAAANRDLVREAVLEKNWFWHNDFKIPNGVHVFGRRYNPFGPDNYPFELEKIRQLTAIRDTAIWMATRGDRMNLAAADAKTRPLPPVATNYEDPNGGNGSMEYLYGQDALDRLTVPEGYKIDLFASEVEFPNLANPVQISFDNKGRLWVAVMPTYPHWKPGDPKPDDKLLIYEDTDGDGKADKETVFAGGLHIPVGFEFAPEGVYVSQGTNLVLLTDTDGDDRADSKEIILSGFDDHDTHHVISAFAADPSGALYMGEGVFLHTSVETPYGPVRGTNGGFFRYSPQRKHLERVAQLSIPNPWGIAFDEWGQNFFAETSGPDVRWMQPGSVKPRYGEATHKSKNLIEEAHRVRPTSGLEFVSSRHFPEEVQGDLLINNTIGFLGMKMHAVADDGTGYATRHRVDLVTSTDPNFRPVDMEFAPDGSLYFIDWHNVLIGHMQHNARDPLRDHVHGRIYRITYPSRPLVVPAPVDGASIDQLLENLKLPEFRTRYRTRRELREYPAAEVLPKLKAWVAALDPTDPRYEHHVLEALWTSWGLDAVDEALLRQMLQAKDFRARAAAARVLRYTGHQVADQPQLLMAAARDPHGRVRLEAIVAASWLDRETGLAILNEAAAFKGASDLAAGIPGETVADATLDDWMIHAYTTALAHLNGESVRASPAPAEATSLTGADLAIFTKGKEIYDREGYCITCHMPDGKGLTASGFPPLAGSEWVVGDEERLIKLTLKGLYGPIEVMGQSYPGLVPMTPFGGLLNDEEIAAVLTFVRNAFGNQAPPVAPATVARVRAATANHTGFYTPAEL
- a CDS encoding GatB/YqeY domain-containing protein: MLQETISNAIKDAMRAKDSLRLNALRGIKTAFTNELVATKRTPQDTLTDDEAITVIARMTKQRRDSIDQFTKGGRLDLAEKEAEELAILETFLPTQLSREDVLQIVKAKQAELGVTDKAKAGMLIGALMKELKGKADGKLVKEVVESLFG